Genomic segment of Gallus gallus isolate bGalGal1 chromosome 28, bGalGal1.mat.broiler.GRCg7b, whole genome shotgun sequence:
TCcgtgggaggggggggtggggggggtggagTGGGGGGGGGACCCCGAGCGCCGCTCACGCGCGATGTCCCCACGCAGAGAACACGAGGACTCCTCGGAGCAGCAACCCGCCCACAGGTACCGCGGCCCCAACCGCACCGCTGTCCCATTCTCCCCCACGGATCGCCCTTAACGGCTCACCCACGCGTGTCCCGCGTGGGAGCGCCGCGCTGAGCCCGCTGTCCCCGCAGCATGGAGCGCGCAGCGTACAGCAACGCCGCGGCCGAGAAGGACAGCGACGACGAACGGGAGAAGAGCAAAGCCACGTCGCTGTGACACGCGTGGGCTGCCCGGGCCCGGCGGTTCCGCGCCGCGTTTTGCGGAGCGCTCCTCGGCCGGCGGCAAAACCCGGAGCGGATCGCAGCGGGATGGAGCGGAGCGCCGCCCCGGCACCGCGCGTGGGAGCTGCGAGccgcgggggggtggggggggctgtgggggtacCCCAGTAAAGCTGCCGGCCCGCAGTGCGAGGTGTGGTGTCACGCGTGGGGACAGCGCGTGTGGGGGGGGTGACAgagcgggggggggagggcgtCACGTGGCTGTGGGGTGACGTGGCGGGGGGGAGCGCCCCACGCGCGGTCCCACGTGGGCAAAGGGAGGCATCCACGCGTGTCCGTATCGGTGTCGTGCGCCCGCTGCCCTCATCCCCTTCAGTGTCCCGACTGGGGATACCCACTCAGGACGCCGTCGGCCCTCAGCCCATCCCATTCCCCTTCCCAGTATCCCCTCCCCGTATCCCCACGGCACCCACGCGTGTCCACCCCCCCATATGTCCCCCACGTGTGTCCCATCCCCGCGTGGGGGCACTCATACCGGACACCCCCCCTCCGTCCCAGCGCTcaccctaaccctgacccccTCCCCCACTGCACCCTGTACCCCCATATCCCTCTGCCCACACCCGCGCGTGGGGGGCACCCAAGTCGGACAGCGCCCACCCGTGTCgtccgtgtcccccccccccttcccccccggAATCAGACGCGGACGCTGCGTGGAGTTGAAGCAGAGCTTGTTtaatttttatacatttttttttcgtcttttttttttttcttttctgtttttttttttttttttgcttttttttccggctttttattaattttttttaattattattattaatattttttcctctcctttttttttttttcctccttttttttttgttttttgtttttttttttttttgcatagggGAGGATCGCTTcggggggggcgggaggggggggggggggggcaaataAAACCAACCCCATAATAACAATCCTCAAATCAgcgagaaagaaagaaaaatcaaaacccaTTGTCATGTAAGGAGGGGGGGGTTTGCATACATACAATGGGGGTTTCCATGGCTGAAGCtccgcgggggggggggggggggcatgcagggggcgcggggggggggcaATATGCATTGCAATGGAGGTTGCAACACAGGTTGCAGCGTATCCTGCAGTGTGCATCCGTGGCACTGTGGGTGGCaatgggagctgcagcagaaatccTGGTGTGGAGTTTGCAGCGTGAATTGCAGCCCGAACTGCGATGGAGTTttgttatgggggggggggaggggggggggcaatgggggacgGAGCTGCGATTGCAATGTGAAAGCAGCGTAAACTGCAGCGTGCATTCCAATGCAAATCGCGCCGTGATTGGCAGTGTTGCAATGCAGACTGCTGTGTGAAGTGcgtggggagctgcaggacgAACTGCAACGcaaagagcagcactgcagcgcGAAGGTGTGGTGCgaactgcagtgctgagctgcaatAGGGACTGCAATGTGGGTCACAATAGGAGTGGGGCAGCAGAAACGAACTGCAAGACTGATGGTGATATAAACTGCATCCTGAGCTGCAATATAAACGGTGGGCTGAGTTGCAAAGTGAGCTGCAGTATAAATTGCAATATGGGCTGCATTGTGAGTGGCAGAATGAACTGCACTGTGAGCTCCAATATGAGCTGCACTATAAATTGCATCATGGGCTGCAATATGAATCCCAGCGTGAGCTGCAATATAAGCTGTGGTCTGAGCTGCAATATAAACTGCAATGTGAGCTGCAATGTGAGTGGCGGTATAAACTGCAGTATGAGCTCCAAATATGAGTTGCAATATAAACTGCAATATAAGTTGCAATATGAGCTGCAATATGAATCCCAATGTGAGCTCCAATTCAAACTGCAATTCGAGTTGCAATATGAGCTGCAATAGACATTTCAATATGAGCTGCAATGTAAATTGCAATGTGAGCTGCAATATAAATCGGAACATGAGCTCCAATGTGAGCTGCAATATAAGCTGCAATGTGAGCTGCAAGATGAGCTGCAATATAAATGGCCATATGGGCTGCAATGTGAGTGGCAGTATAAACTGCAACCTGAGCTGCAGTCAGCTGCAATATCAATTGCAACGTGAGCTCCAATATGAGCTGCAATGTAAACTGCAGTATGAGCTGCAATATAAACTGCAGTGCGAGATGCAATATAAAGTGCAGCACGGGTTGCAATACAAATCGCAACGTGAGCTGCAGTCAGTTGCAATATAAATTGCAATGGGAGCTGCAATGTGGGCTGCACTATGAATCCCAATGCGCGCTGCAGTGGAAGCTGCAAGTTGAGTCGCAAGATGAGCTGCAATGAGTTGCGATGCAAACCACAGCCCGTGCTGCAATGCAAACGGCAGCGTGGGCTGCAATGTAAACTGCAACACGAGCTGCAAGGTGGGCTGCAATGTGAAGGGCGAGGTGAGCTGCAAGGTGAGCTGCAATAGGAGCTGCAATAGGAGCTGCAATAGGAGCCGCCATACAGACAGCGGCATAAACAGAGCtgcaccccccccccatagccccccccccagctgcaatgggggggtcctggaggggagggggggggggggggcggtgttGGGGGTCCGGCCCTGAGCACGGCGGGGGGCAGCGAGGCACTGCGTGGCATTTTTGGTATCGCTGTCATTGGCCGCCGGCCGCCCGCGCTCGGGGCCTTCGTGTCCCCCTtatttctccccccccccccccagatatattttgcccccccccccctcacccccccatcGTTATcccaacagggaaaaaaagagacgagaaaagaaaaagaacaaaaaagccCAATGGATGCCTGCAGGGGAAGCGCCCATCCGCACCGCGTACCGAGCGTgggccccccccgccccccccaggGGTACATAGCAGAGATACACACAGCCATCGGACGCGGCCGTTACCgggggggggatattgggggggggggggggggttgtcttttattttactgttttatgggttttttttttcccctctgtttgttctctttttgttttaatgccatttgggggggggttggattttgcttctctctttcccaCCCAAAACGTGGCCCCTCCCGGGGCTGTAGTGCATGAGAGCgatgctgggggggggggggcagcccattatgtgtgtgtgtgtcacccccccccccccacacacacacacacacacgaagTGCCCCCCCCACAAAGAGCTGATTGAGggtccgcccccccccccaaacaaaTCACTGCGCTCCACTCCGCCAAATCACTGCCAGTGACTGCGGGGGGGGAACGGAGCAGCGCAGCAACGCAGCAATGCAGCCAATGGAGCAGTGCAGCAATGCCCCCCCCCGCACCGGgcacccccccatcccccccccccgcggaCCCCTTTTTGGGAGGTGGGGGTTTTGCATATTCCCTTACCGGGTGGGGGGGGCGCAGAGCAGTGCAAACGGTGCTccttcaaccccccccccccccccccaacccggAAGCCCCCAgattatggggggggggggcaggaggggggggGTGCCATCGTTTTATGtcttcttactttttttttttgcctttttagaACGTTTTTAAGGTGCTTTTCTTGCCGAGGGCGGGTTCTGGTTgatgatggggggggggggggaggggggggcgctgtgccccccccccatccccacccccaggAGGCGAAGGCAGCGGTGGAGCGGGGGGGGCCCACGCgtggggtgggagcagggaaaggggggggggagggggggtcagCCCGGCCCGAGGGGCGCCTgcgctccccccacccccagaaCCCCAAatcggggcggcgggggggggggggtccggccggggggtgggggaggggttgggggggggggcactcaGGAATGATTAttcattttgtcatttctttcccccccccccgcaggtTTTCAAACCATTCCTGATTTTACACcatttattccccccccccccacaaaaaaaagcaattctttttttttctctcatccCGATTCCCTctccgggaccccccccccccaaattaacccccccccccatcggTGTCACAACCCGCGTCGGTCCTCAGCCGCGTGGTTTTAAGGCAAAGTCCGGATTTGTTTTatggggtttcttttttttggggggggggggggggggggattccCGGTCAGAGGGGACGGACTGCGTCCcactgcggggggggggggggagggggggcacaATACATTCACACGGTTTAAATCCTGCACCGAGAGCCCCCCCCGCTCATAGTGTgtatgtggggggggggggtacacCATGACCCCCCTACACCCAAACGCTGGGTGAtatttgggggggaggggggggggttctcccggttcctccccccccccctcgccctccccccccccgcctttgGTTGCTTAAAAGCGAaagattaataataataataattaaaaaaaaaaattacaaaagaaacaaacaacccccccctccccccccccccccccccattaaaaTCAGGAAGGGAAATAAGAGGCGAAGCAAaggggctgccccccccccctccccgccccccccccccctttacaAAAGCAGGGGGGGGTATTGCATATTCGGTGTGTTCGGACAGGACGCACTCAGTCTGGAAGACGTTtacgaggaggaggaggaggagcattttgggggggggggggtgtgggcgAGGGGTCGGGGGGGGCACAGCCGAAACAACAACGGGAACAACGGAACGGCCCCGGCGCACAACATGCAGAGACGAGCGGGCGgacggacccccccccccaccccaaaacatccccccccccccaccccctccccacgtcaggacccccccccatcaGCATGCAGCTCCTCCTGTGCATTGAGGCCGCGGCGGGGCTCTCCGGAGGCGCAAAGGCACATCGCGTGTAGAAAAACCTCGTGCAAATCGGGACGAACCATTAAAAAAccgaaaggaaaaaaaaaaaaaaaaacacggattattattttttttttctctctttttttttttttccgtctttttttcttatttttttttccagtctttttttttgattttttttttttttttttgctttttttttcttcctctttccgGGATGGGAAGGAAGGGCCAGCCGGTTATGCGGCTCTGCCATGCACAGCGTCAGCCCCGAAGCACCATGCACTCCTCTGCGCTATGAGTTTGctctattttgctgtttttttttctgctttttttttttgtcttttttttctcctctttttttcgTCTccctaaaaaaaaccaaacgaCCCCCGAAGTCTCCCCCTGCACAAAGCGCTGTTTTCCGTgtggttttttggggttttttttgtctttttttttatttttttattttcttttctatgtgGGTTTTCTCGTTGTCGTCTCtctgttggggtttttttcttttttggggtgGGGTGTGGagtttttggtggtttttgtcCCCGGGGTTCATCGCTTTGCCTGCGTTCCCCACAGCGTCACCAACTGCGGCGGTATGGGGTGGGACGTGGGGGGTCTGCGGGGTCCATGGAGGCTGTGGGGCCTTTGGGGTCCATGAAGGCTGTGGGGTCCATGGGCTCCATGGGTTCAACGGGATCTGTGGGGTTCATGAGGTCcatggggtctttggggtccATGGAGGCTGTGGGCTCCATGGGCTTCATGCGTTAAACGGAATCTGTGGGGTCCATAAGGTCCATGGGGTCTTCGGGGTCCatggaggctgtggagtctaTGAGGTCCATGGGGTCAATAGGATCTGTAGCATCCATGAGGTCCATGGAGTCcgtggggtctttggggtccATGAAGGCTGTGGGGTCCATGGGCTTCATGCGTTAaatgggatctgtggggtcCATGAGGTccatggggtctgtggggtccatGGAGGCTGTGGAGTCGATGAAGTccatggggtcaatgggatctGTAGCATCCATGAGGTCCATGGAGTCcgtggggtctttggggtccATGAAGGCTGTGGGGTCCATGGGCTTCATGGGTTAAACGGGATCTGTGGGGTTCATGGGGCCCAACGGGCTGTAGGGTCCTTGGAGGCTGTGGGGTccatggggtcaatgggatctgtggggtcCATGGGGTCCAAGGGGTCTGCGGGGTTCAATGAGGTCCATGGGGTCTCTGGGGTCCATGGAGGCTGTGGACTCTATGAGGTccatggggtcaatgggatctgtggggtctatggaggctgtggggtccatggggtcaatgggatctGTGAGGTCCATGGGGTCCaaggggtctgtggggtccatGAGGTCcatggggtctttggggtccatggaggctgtggagtctaTGAGGTccatggggtcaatgggatctGTAGCATCCATGGGTCCATGGAGGCTGTGGGGCCTTTGGGGTCCGTGAAGGCTGTGGGGTCCATGGGCTCCATGGGTTCAATGGGATCTGTGGGGTTCATGGGGTCCaaggggtctgtggggtccatGCAGTCAATGGGATCCAAGGGGTCCATGAAGTTCATGGAGTTCATAGGGTCTTTGGGGTCCATGGAGTCCATGGGGTCCATGGGATCTGTGGGGTCCATGGAGTCTGTGGAGTCTATGAGGCccatggggtcaatgggatctgtggggtcCATGGGGTCCAAGGGGTCCACGCAGTCTGTAGAGTCTATGGGATCCACGAGGCCTGTGGGGTCCATGAGGTCCATGGAGTCCGTAGGGTCTTTGGGGTCTCTTAGGCTGTGGAGTATATGGGGTCCATAGGGTCCATGGTGTCCGTGGGGTCCATGGGTTCCATTGCATATGTGGGGTCTATGGAGTCCACGGGGTCTCCAGGATTAACGGGGGTCTCTGCAGTCCATGGGGTCCATGGGGTCTGCAGGGTCTGTAGGATCTCTGGAGTCCACGGGGTCCACAGTGTCTGTGGGGTCcatatggggtctgtggggtctctggATTCCATGGGTGCTGCGGGTTGGCTCCAGGAGCACCGTGCCCCGCTGTGACAATGACATccagggtggtggtggcggcggcTTTGGGGACACAGTGCTGTCCCTTGGGGGCCTtcgctgtcctcctcctcctcctcctcgtccgTGGAGGGTCCCTCTGCTCTAAGGCACTGCCCATGGGGCGGCACGgcccccacgacccccccccccccccccccccccccctccccgtggGCACAGCGATATCCTCCGTGGGTCAGGGACACCTCTGGGCCTCCGCGTGTGCCGTGAGCGGTGCTCCGGT
This window contains:
- the LOC121107733 gene encoding uncharacterized protein LOC121107733 isoform X2, which translates into the protein MFRFILQLTLQFTLQLILKCLLQLILQLELQFELELTLGFILQLILQLILQFILQLIFGAHTAVYTATHIAAHIAVYIAAQTTAYIAAHAGIHIAAHDAIYTAAHFATQPTVYIAAQDAVYITISLAVRFCCPTPIVTHIAVPIAAQHCSSHHTFALQCCSLRCSSSCSSPRTSHSSLHCNTANHGAICIGMHAAVYAAFTLQSQLRPPLPPPLPPPHNKTPSQFGLQFTLQTPHQDFCCSSHCHPQCHGCTLQDTLQPVLQPPLQCILPPPRAPCMPPPPPPRSFSHGNPHCMYANPPLLT
- the LOC121107733 gene encoding uncharacterized protein LOC121107733 isoform X1, translated to MFRFILQLTLQFTLQLILKCLLQLILQLELQFELELTLGFILQLILQLILQFILQLIFGAHTAVYTATHIAAHIAVYIAAQTTAYIAAHAGIHIAAHDAIYTAAHFATQPTVYIAAQDAVYITISLAVRFCCPTPIVTHIAVPIAAQHCSSHHTFALQCCSLRCSSSCSSPRTSHSSLHCNTANHGAICIGMHAAVYAAFTLQSQLRPPLPPPLPPPHNKTPSQFGLQFTLQTPHQDFCCSSHCHPQCHGCTLQDTLQPVLQPPLQCILPPPRAPCMPPPPPPRSFSHGNPHCMYANPPLLT